The Odocoileus virginianus isolate 20LAN1187 ecotype Illinois chromosome 30, Ovbor_1.2, whole genome shotgun sequence genome window below encodes:
- the IDH1 gene encoding isocitrate dehydrogenase [NADP] cytoplasmic, translating to MSQKIQGGSVVEMQGDEMTRIIWELIKEKLIFPYVELDLHSYDLGIENRDATNDQVTKDAAEAIKKYNVGVKCATITPDEKRVEEFKLKQMWKSPNGTIRNILGGTVFREAIICKNIPRLVSGWVKPIIIGRHAYGDQYRATDFVVPGPGKVEISYTPSDGSPKTVYLVHNFTESGGVAMGMYNQDKSIEDFAHSSFQMALSKNWPLYLSTKNTILKKYDGRFKDIFQEIYDKQYKSQFEAQNIWYEHRLIDDMVAQAMKSEGGFIWACKNYDGDVQSDSVAQGYGSLGMMTSVLVCPDGKTVEAEAAHGTVTRHYRMYQKGQETSTNPIASIFAWTRGLAHRAKLDNNKELGFFAKALEEVCIETIEAGFMTKDLAACIKGLPNVQRSDYLNTFEFMNKLGENLQLKLAQAKL from the exons ATGTCTCAAAAAATCCAAGGCGGGTCTGTGGTAGAGATGCAAGGAGATGAAATGACACGAATCATTTGGGAGTTGATTAAAGAGAAACTCATTTTTCCCTACGTGGAACTGGACCTGCACAG CTACGATTTAGGCATAGAGAATCGAGATGCCACCAATGACCAGGTCACCAAGGACGCTGCAGAAGCTATAAAGAAGTACAATGTTGGTGTCAAGTGTGCTACCATCACCCCCGATgagaagagagtggaggagtTCAAGTTGAAACAAATGTGGAAATCTCCAAATGGCACCATCCGAAATATCCTGGGTGGCACTGTCTTCAGGGAAGCTATCATCTGCAAAAATATACCCCGGCTTGTGAGCGGATGGGTAAAACCCATCATCATAGGTCGTCATGCTTATGGGGATCAA TATAGAGCAACCGATTTTGTTGTGCCGGGGCCCGGAAAAGTAGAGATATCCTACACACCAAGCGATGGATCCCCCAAAACGGTATACCTAGTACATAACTTCACAG AGAGTGGTGGTGTTGCCATGGGGATGTACAATCAAGATAAGTCAATTGAAGATTTTGCACACAGTTCTTTCCAGATGGCTTTGTCTAAGAATTGGCCTTTGTATCTGAGCACCAAAAACACTATTCTGAAGAAGTACGATGGACGTTTTAAAGACATCTTCCAGGAGATCTATGACAA GCAGTACAAATCTCAGTTTGAAGCTCAGAATATCTGGTATGAGCACAGGCTCATTGATGACATGGTGGCCCAAGCTATGAAATCGGAGGGGGGCTTCATTTGGGCCTGTAAGAACTATGATGGGGACGTGCAGTCGGACTCCGTGGCCCAAG GTTACGGCTCTCTCGGCATGATGACCAGTGTGCTGGTTTGTCCAGATGGCAAGACAGTAGAAGCAGAGGCTGCCCACGGCACCGTAACCCGTCACTACCGAATGTACCAGAAAGGACAGGAGACATCCACCAATCCCATTG CTTCCATTTTTGCCTGGACCAGAGGCTTAGCCCACAGAGCTAAGCTTGATAACAATAAAGAGCTCGGCTTTTTTGCAAAGGCTTTGGAAGAAGTCTGTATTGAGACCATTGAGGCGGGCTTCATGACCAAGGACTTAGCTGCATGTATTAAAGGTTTACCCAA CGTGCAACGTTCTGACTACTTGAATACATTTGAGTTCATGAATAAACTTGGAGAGAACCTGCAGTTAAAACTAGCCCAGGCCAAACTTTAA